CAATCTACGGACCTTATCCATCAAGGAGTTAAATTTACATCTAATAAACCAAGTTTTATCTATACAAAAATTGATGAGGTGAAAATTAGTCTTCTTGCTGATGCAGCAAAGGATGCAAAAGTGCGCGCAGAGCAATTGGCCAAAACTGGGGGTGGAAAACTTGGTTCTTTAAAATCCATTCGTCAGGGAGTTTTTCAAATCACTCCAGAATTTTCCAATGAAGTTTCTGATTACGGTTATTATGATACAACGACAGTTAATAAGAGTGTTAAGGCCGTTATTACATCGCAATATGCGCTTGGAGATTAAAGACAGTGCTGTCTATCCATCCTTTTTATTATTTAATTGCCAGCCTGATTTTTGCATGTGGTCTTCTTTTCCGATCCAGATTTGATAAAGCCTTTTTTATATTATTTATAATATCGTTTAGCATTGGTCTCTATAAATTGTTTATGGAGCCTATTGCTGATTTCCCTCTATTTTTTGCGATCATTCATATGTTTACGAAGTAGATATTTGTGAAAGCTTTAGCAATTATTCATGCTCCTTTTGAACGTCCAGGCGTCATCGAAGAATGGTTTCAAGCCAAGGATCATTTTTTGGTGCAAGTCCATCCTTATCGTGGTGATATTCTGCCAACCATGGAGAAATTTGATAGTTTGATTGTGATGGGAGGTCCGCAAAGTCCCTTGGAAATCGAAAAGGCTCCATACTTGAGACTTGAAATTCAATTAATAGAGCATGCTTTAAAGCAGAATATGCCTATCCTGGGTTTTTGTTTGGGAGCTCAATTAATTGGGGAAGCTCTTGGCGCTAAAACTGAACGCAGTCCTCATAAAGAAGTCGGCGTGTATCCAATCACGCTAACAGCAGAAGGCGAAGCAGATCCTATTTTTGAAAACGTTCAGAAGACTTTCCAGGTTATCCATTGGCATAATGATATGCCAGGATTGACTAAGACCAGCAAAATCCTAGCTTACAGTGAAGGCTGCCCTCGTCAGGTTATACGCTATACAGAGAAAGCACTTGGGTTTCAGTGTCACCCTGAAATTACATTCCAACTTGCTCAAGAGTTGGTAGATAATTGCCCTGATGATTTAAAGCCAAACCAATATGTACAATCTGCAGAAGAATTCTTGGAACACAACTTTCAAATGATCAATCAAACAATGATTCACATTCTTGAGAATTTTTATAAACTTTAGTGTAGGTTTTTAATCCAAAAGACCATTGTATTGAGCGCGTTGTTTTGTTTATCAACCTCAGGCCAGCTGAACTGAGTTCTTAGTTGAGAAAATTCTTGAAATCCTTGTTTGTGCCAAAGATTTGAAAGAGATTTATAATTGCGTGGGCGTGCAGGATGGTCAGCCGTACGTTCAACAGTCCAAAAGGTGATATATTTTAATTTAGGGTTTTGTTTTAAGGCCGCTTTTTCTCTTTCTACGAAAAATAATTTTCCAAGCCCCTTACCGCGAAACCCATGCAGTATCACAGATTCTCTATAAAAAAAGACATCCTCAAGGTTGTACCCTTTTTGTAAAAAGGGCCGACGAACCTCATCATCCGCTTCTTCTAATGGAATGGCGGTGGCTGCGCCAATAATTTTGTTAACATGATTGTCTCTAGCAATAACTAGAATGCTGTTTTCGCTATGACTGAAATGTTTAGAATATTGAATTTCATAATCCTCATTCCCGGCATAGAGGTAAGGGAATTCTTGAAGGACTTCTATTCTAAGAGAATATAAGTGTTTAAGAAAAGGAACGATTTGAGGACCTTGAAGCGTAATTATTGAAATGTTTTTATTCATAGCGCATAAATCTAGATATTATTTTTGTGTTTTTCTCAGCATAACGTATATGCTGAAAATGCAAAAGCCAAACTTTTTACACGATGTCGAAAACTTATATGAATATTGAAGATTTAGTTCTTTATCGAGATGGTCTAATGTTGGTGTTGAATAAGCCTTCAGGAATTGCTGTGCATCGAGGAAAAGGCAAAGCCGCTAATATGGAAGATATTTTTATGCAGTTGACATATGGATTGCCAAAACCTCCTGCTTTAGCGCATAGACTCGACAAAGATACAAGTGGGTGCTTAGTTCTGGGACGTCATCCAAAAGCTTTGAGGCGCCTTGGAGAACTTTTTTCTTCCAGTAGAGTGAAAAAAACCTATTGGGCCATTGTTGAGGGAAGACCCCCTAAAGATCAAGGTGAAATCGATCTACCTTTAGCGCCTCAATCCGATAACAAACACCATTGGTGGAAGAAAGTTGATGAAGCGGGAAAGGAAGCTAAGACCCTTTATCGTGTGATTAAATCCGAAAACCAAAAGAGTTGGTTGGAACTTACTCCTTTGACTGGCAGAACTCATCAATTGCGTGTGCACTGCGCAGCTATAGGATGTCCTATTATAGGGGATAAGATATACGGCCGAGAGGGGCGAACAGAGTTAAAAGCATCGTTAATGCTTCATGCTTATTCTATTGAAATACCGTTGTATCCTAAAAAAGATAATATCGTGATTACCGCGCCAGCTCCTGAACATTTTGTCCAACTTCTCAAACAATTAGAGCTGGAGTAATATATAACGAGGAATGAAGGAGTTTTTGATATGACGATTGCTTATAAAAAATATGGTTCAGGAAACAATCATGTGATTGTCTTGCATGATTGGTTTTCTGATTCTTCAAGCTATGACATGGTTTTACCTTATCTTGATACAGATCAGTTCTGTTATGTTTTTCCTGATTTAAGGGGCTATGGTAAATCAAAAACAATTACTGGTGAATGCTCTGTGGATGAAGCTGCACAAGATGTTATTGCAGTAGCAGATACTTTGAAATGGGAAAAGTTTCACCTTATCGGTCATTCGATGAGTGGTATGATTGTTCAATATATTAACACCCTTGTTCCTGAACGCGTACAGTCTGTTATAGCGATCACGCCTGTTCCTGCCTGCGGATCAAAAGTTCCAGAAGAAATGGTTATGTTCATTACACAAGCAGCGAATGATAATGATATGATTGCGGAACAGATCATTGGTTTTATGACGAGTGGACGTCATAGCGACGTGTTTTATAAAGAGAAGGTAAAAAAGTGGCGAGAGAGTTCAGTTGCTGAAGCACGGCTCGCTTATCTGCATATGTTTAGTGACACGGATTTTTCCAGTAAAATGAAAGGATTGAAAACTCCTTATTTGGTGATTATTGGTGCTCATGATGGAGAAGCATACGGAGAAGAAGTTCAGAGAAAAACTCTACAGACATGGCTTCCTCAGGCTGAACTTCAAGTTATCCAAAATTCTGGCCATTATCCAATGCAAGAAACACCAGTCTACTTAGCGACATTAATTAATAATTTCCTAAGAAAACAATTATGAGTCTCTGCAAGAGAGATAAACTTTGAGAGAGTCTGATGGTATGTGAATATTGTTTTTGTATTTAATATATTATTCTTCACAAGTGGCTTGTCTTTATTGAAAAAACCCGCGCAAATTTTTAGTGCTATATTGTCACTCTCTTGACGTGTGTCACGTTGAGAGAGTACTATATTCATTAAAGGCAAAGAATGTTAAATACATCAACACAAAATAGCAGCATCGGCGTCGGTGATTTTACCAGAAAAATGTTACAGCCTTTTCGCTGGCACCTTGCAATATCTATATTTATTGCGTCTTTTTGGTCCTTTGATTTGGTAATTCGTCCTTATTTAATTAAAGTTGCCATTGATCGTATGTCTGCTAACCCTGGCGTTGAGGTATTAAGCGTTTTAGCTTTGCCTGTAGGACTTTATGTTGGGCTAAGTCTATTTCATATATGTATTTATCGTGTCTATGACGTGATTGTTCTGAAAATGATGCCTCAATTGCGACAAAATGTGATTAATTTCATGACAAGTCACATGCTCTATCACTCTCATAGTTATTTCCAAAATAATTTCGCTGGTAGTTTGGCAAATAAAATTAATGATGTCGCTTTGGGCTTGCGAGAAATTATCTCAATTTTTATTGATCGATTTTGGAGTCATACACTCGCTTTAATTTTTTCAGTCATTATCATGTTTAGTATCCATTGGGTGTTGGCATCGATTCTTTTGGTTTGGTTGATACTTTATTTGAGCTTTTCTTTAAAGTGTGCGCGTAGATCCCATGAACTTTCTGATGCCTTATCTGAAACCAACAGTGGAATTACCGGTAAAATAGTTGATCTTCTTTCCAATATGTCTGTCGTGCGTTTTTTTGCGACGGCCTATTTTGAAAAGAAAAACATAAAAGGTTGGTCAACAGAAAGTGTTCGTCGCGAACAAACTCTGCTTTGGTTTTTATTTAAGCTTTGGCTATTTCAAGGTCTTTCTTTCTTCATTATGGAAGCTCTGAGCATCGCTTATATGATTTATGCACGACAATATAATCAAATTACCATCGGTGATTTTGGCTTGGTTTTAACACTGAATATTCAATTGGTCGATTCACTTTGGAACCTTTCCAAAGATTTTTCAGACTATACAGAACATTTTGGTCGTGTAACCCAAGGGTTGCGTTTAACGACGGCGCAAGTCGAAATAAAAGATGTTGAAGGGGCTAACCCTTTAATTGTGAAAAAGGGAGAGATTCGTTTCGATAACGTTTTGTTTCATTATAAGTTGGATACGCCTCTTTTTCAAAACTTAACAGTGACGATTAATGGCGGTGAAAAGGTTGGACTTGTAGGATTTTCAGGTAGTGGAAAGTCTACGTTTGCTAGCCTTATCTTAAGACTTTTTGATGTGCAAAAAGGTTTAGTTCTTATTGATGGTCAAGATGTTTCAAAGGTAACACAGGAATCTTTACGAGAAAACATCGGTATGATTCCTCAAGACCCAACGCTTTTTCATCGTACTTTGATGGAAAATATTCGTTATGGAAGACTCCAGGCAACTGATTCTGAAGTCATTGGCGCGGCAAAACAGGCCCATGTGCATGAGTTTGTTCAAAAGATGACGCATGGGTATGAAACGATGGTAGGGGAGAGAGGTGTAAAAATCTCAGGCGGTCAACGACAGAGAGTCGCTATTGCGCGTGCGATGCTTAAAAATGCTCCTATTTTAATTTTGGACGAAGCAACATCTTCTCTTGATTCTGTTACTGAAGAACTGATCCAAGAAAGCCTTTTTGAATTAATGAAAGAAAAGACGACACTTGTCATTGCGCATCGTTTGTCTACTTTACTCTATATGGACCGTATCCTGGTTTTTGATAAAGGTGCCATTGTAGAGGATGGCACGCATGAAGAACTTTTAAAAATGAATGGGCTCTATACTAAACTTTGGGAAGCTCAAATTAGCGGGTTTTTACCCGAATATTATGGGAGTGAAAGCGCAGAAGAAGAGGGAGAGTTAAAGGATTCTCCAGTTGATGAATGATTCCTGAAATTCCATTTTACTATATTCGGCATGGGGAAACCGAATGGAACAGAACTGGGCTTATCATGGGACAGTCAGATATTCCTTTAAATGAAACAGGAATCAGACAAGCACATGAAGCGAAATCTTATTTCTCTCCAAAGATGGTGGGCACTATCTGTTATAGCCCCTTAAAAAGAGCTCAAGAAACAGCTTCTATTCTTAATGAAAAGCTTCAAGCACCTCTTGTTGCAATAGAGAATTTGAAAGAATGTTCTTGGGGAGTCTTTGAAGGTACTCAAAAAGCTGATCGGCAATTTCGCGCCCAATGGATGAAAGGCGGTGAAATTGAAGGTGCAGAAAGTTTACAAATGTTTTTAGTACGCGCCCGTGGAGCAATTCTTGAAGCCTTAAAATATCCTGGACCAGTCCTAATTGTATCCCATGGAGGTGTCTATTGGGCAGTGTTGGAAATGTTGGGATATAACTTTAATAACCATTCTCCTTTGAATAACTGTGATTTGGTTTATCACCAACCACCAACTATTCCAGACGAACGTTGGTTCATTAAGAATTTATCCTCTGAAGATTAAGCTTTCATACACTGTTTTATTCATGAATTAGACTTTGCA
The sequence above is drawn from the Candidatus Nucleicultrix amoebiphila FS5 genome and encodes:
- a CDS encoding histidine phosphatase family protein, with product MIPEIPFYYIRHGETEWNRTGLIMGQSDIPLNETGIRQAHEAKSYFSPKMVGTICYSPLKRAQETASILNEKLQAPLVAIENLKECSWGVFEGTQKADRQFRAQWMKGGEIEGAESLQMFLVRARGAILEALKYPGPVLIVSHGGVYWAVLEMLGYNFNNHSPLNNCDLVYHQPPTIPDERWFIKNLSSED
- a CDS encoding homoserine O-acetyltransferase/O-succinyltransferase family protein, coding for MKALAIIHAPFERPGVIEEWFQAKDHFLVQVHPYRGDILPTMEKFDSLIVMGGPQSPLEIEKAPYLRLEIQLIEHALKQNMPILGFCLGAQLIGEALGAKTERSPHKEVGVYPITLTAEGEADPIFENVQKTFQVIHWHNDMPGLTKTSKILAYSEGCPRQVIRYTEKALGFQCHPEITFQLAQELVDNCPDDLKPNQYVQSAEEFLEHNFQMINQTMIHILENFYKL
- a CDS encoding ABC transporter ATP-binding protein, translated to MLNTSTQNSSIGVGDFTRKMLQPFRWHLAISIFIASFWSFDLVIRPYLIKVAIDRMSANPGVEVLSVLALPVGLYVGLSLFHICIYRVYDVIVLKMMPQLRQNVINFMTSHMLYHSHSYFQNNFAGSLANKINDVALGLREIISIFIDRFWSHTLALIFSVIIMFSIHWVLASILLVWLILYLSFSLKCARRSHELSDALSETNSGITGKIVDLLSNMSVVRFFATAYFEKKNIKGWSTESVRREQTLLWFLFKLWLFQGLSFFIMEALSIAYMIYARQYNQITIGDFGLVLTLNIQLVDSLWNLSKDFSDYTEHFGRVTQGLRLTTAQVEIKDVEGANPLIVKKGEIRFDNVLFHYKLDTPLFQNLTVTINGGEKVGLVGFSGSGKSTFASLILRLFDVQKGLVLIDGQDVSKVTQESLRENIGMIPQDPTLFHRTLMENIRYGRLQATDSEVIGAAKQAHVHEFVQKMTHGYETMVGERGVKISGGQRQRVAIARAMLKNAPILILDEATSSLDSVTEELIQESLFELMKEKTTLVIAHRLSTLLYMDRILVFDKGAIVEDGTHEELLKMNGLYTKLWEAQISGFLPEYYGSESAEEEGELKDSPVDE
- a CDS encoding alpha/beta fold hydrolase, yielding MTIAYKKYGSGNNHVIVLHDWFSDSSSYDMVLPYLDTDQFCYVFPDLRGYGKSKTITGECSVDEAAQDVIAVADTLKWEKFHLIGHSMSGMIVQYINTLVPERVQSVIAITPVPACGSKVPEEMVMFITQAANDNDMIAEQIIGFMTSGRHSDVFYKEKVKKWRESSVAEARLAYLHMFSDTDFSSKMKGLKTPYLVIIGAHDGEAYGEEVQRKTLQTWLPQAELQVIQNSGHYPMQETPVYLATLINNFLRKQL
- a CDS encoding RluA family pseudouridine synthase; its protein translation is MNIEDLVLYRDGLMLVLNKPSGIAVHRGKGKAANMEDIFMQLTYGLPKPPALAHRLDKDTSGCLVLGRHPKALRRLGELFSSSRVKKTYWAIVEGRPPKDQGEIDLPLAPQSDNKHHWWKKVDEAGKEAKTLYRVIKSENQKSWLELTPLTGRTHQLRVHCAAIGCPIIGDKIYGREGRTELKASLMLHAYSIEIPLYPKKDNIVITAPAPEHFVQLLKQLELE